DNA sequence from the Nicotiana tomentosiformis chromosome 3, ASM39032v3, whole genome shotgun sequence genome:
GGACATACCTTTTTCTGCTTTGGAAagatcaacaacaacaaaccacCCAATATAATCCCACGGGTGAAAGTCTGGGGAGGTAGTATATACGTAGATCTTACCCCTgctttgtgaaggtagagagacaGTTTTTGATATACCTTCCGCTTAGGAAAGCAAAGTTGCAGCagcaaaggaaaaaaaaataagaaacacCAGATCGTAACAAATAAATGGCTATGGAAAATAAAGGAAACACTAGATCCTAAGAGCATTCACAGTCAAGGTAACTGCTCCACGTTATCAGAAATCTCAACAGCTACATGGTTTTCTTCGATTTATGTTTATGCAACACCAAAAACAAACTGACAACTCTAGTCCCAGTTTTGTTGGACGTCCCCAAAGGCACAACTGACAGCTCTAGTCACAAAATATATTTTACAATATCTAGTAATTTGTAATTCTCATTTCAAGTTCTTATCAGCAAAGTTCCTAAATTCACCACACATCAAGTGGGGAGGAGAAAAAAATTGGACATTTTGCGAGCTTAAACGCTTATGCAGAACCTAGAAATAGCTAGCAAGTACTACTGCACCAAGAAAATCTAATAACATCCGCCCCCACCATGTTTTCTTTCAACTAAAAGACCAACTATGCatgtccagtatattatgctcaAGCCCGAATGACCCGTCTAAGGTTGGGTTGGTTATTGACCAGTTCAAAGTTGGATTGGTTATTGAATTCGCCCATTTATTGAACTCAGTCCATCTTGACTTAATTCTTCTCGACCCATTTAAAATTGGGTTGATTTTTATTCAATCTTGACCCAGCTCATCTTAGCTCAAATAACTTTTGGACGCGTAAAATACTCACCCCATTTTGACCTACCCAAAAATCAACCCAACCCGCCCATTTGACACCCCTACATGTAATGTTGGGCTTGAAATGAAAGTGCCTTCTTGATTTTCCAATTGGACACCCACACAAATTAACCCATGGGCCTAGAAGGAAGGCTTCCATGATCTTCCAATAAGAAGAGGAGGCCATAATAAGAAGAAAGAGAAtgatatctatactatattaaaaggcGAAGACAAATTATAATATATTCAATCATTTCAATTTTTCCATCACCTATTTAGGATGTCCTTTGTATGTGGGAAGACGGAGGATATCTCACTTCATTGATATGATTGCAAAATTTTTGAGGAAAATAACAGGTTGGTAGGGTAAGTTGCTATATATTGGTGGTAGAGCAACTCTTATCAAGCATGAAAAAATGTCTCAACCTATCTACTTGCTTTCTGCCATAAAACCGCGTAAAACTATTTTTAAGCAATTCGAAAgttatatggccaaatttttctCGGGGTCTATAGATGGGAAAACAAAAATATCACTCGAGTTCTTGGGATAATTTGTGCTATCCAGTAGAGGAAGGAGGCTTGGGTTTCAGGAGGTTGGTTGATGTTAGTAATAGTTTAACTATGAAAAGATGGTGGCGATTTGGAACTTGCAAGACGTTGTGGTCGAACTTCTTTCAAGCTAGATATTGCAGCAACTCTCACCCTGTTTACTACAATGTTAAACCAAATCATTCTCTCGCTTGGAATAATTTGATAAAGATCATAGAGAAGATGGAAGAGCTACTACTATGGAGGATCAACTCAGGCAATAGTAGTTTATGGTGGGACAATTGGTCAGAATTGGGTGTTATTGCTCAGATTATCCATTTGCAGGAAACTCCATGCAATCAAGCTGTTAGCGATGTTATCGTTAATAATAAGTGGAATATATCTAATTTACATCTTCCTGAATTATTGTTCGAACAGATATTGTCAATTCCCATTGGTAACCATAACTCTGTTGATCTCCCTGTGTGGATGCCAAATAGTTGTGGTAGCTTTACTACTTCATCGGCTTGGAATTGTATTAGGTAGAGAAAGGATATAGCTGTTTTTTCAAAAGCATTTGGAATAAATATTTGCCTTTTAAAATGTCTTTTTTGGTTCAGAGAATCTTAAAAGATAAATTGCCTTTTGATGACACTATTATGAGAGTTGGTCATACTTttgtatattcctatcctaaccgtaaATTCATTCCCGATGCTCGAGTTCAAGATCTCGCtcaactcaatcttatatgcaatttaaaattccctctcccgagttcaattctagattcgtagatagtatttaattggtgatcaagcaatcaaataattaagtgcaagattgaataaataaaccaatatgataaaataataagaacaattcaagcttcaaactacaacgttcatgtagcacccaaaactctagaactaataaactatgagattaaaggaagagaagagaagaaaaactagctagaagcctcctccaagcgtggtgtgtgttcctccacgtgaattctccttcaaagtatgttagatcccctccaaattaggtttagaacCCCATTTATACGAGCTAAAATTATGTAGAGCCGAAATAACCTTATCCCGAGCATAATAGAAAAATCCCGCAATCGCAACTTCCAGACCAGCGCCTAGCACTGGCCGTGGCACTGGAGGCAGTGAAcgtttttcaatttcaaattcttTGTATGTTAGAAGCCTTGCTTATTTCTCTTTTTCTTGTCTTTCACTTGGGGACAAACACCAAAGGGTGTTCCccccttttctttcctttttatattcatttattttcctttcttttcctttCACGTTTTATTCAGTTTTGCTCCAAATTTCTTCATCTTCACACCGTTTCATTCCTATACAGTTAAAATATTATATTAAGCATAaactaatataattaatactcaaaatatGATTAAAAGTACTATAATGTGAGGCAATaatggttaaatatatgcatATCATACCGAACATCAGAGGTCCTTTGGGGATCAGATGGAATATTAATGATATTCCTATTGTTACAATGATACAGAGATGGTGGGCTCTTAAACCTAAGAATAGAGTTCATCAAACTATCTTGCAAGTTACTCCTGTGGTTATATTTTGGGAGATCTGGAAGGCAAGATGTGCCGTGAAATTTGGAGGTAAAAGGGTCTATGTGAAAGGAATTATTTACCAAATTCTAACTCATCTCAAATGGATTCTTGCTAAGACAGAGTGGTAGAGAATGGGATACCAACTCAGAAAGTATTTGTCATCAGATAGTTAATCTTGTTCCTAGGATTGTTTGCATTCCTATTATATGGGAAAACCTCCTGACTCTTGGATCATGATTAATACAGATGGTAGTAAGAATGGTGAAGGATTTGCGGGCATTGGTGGTATTTGTAGGGATCACACATGAAGATGTATCTTTGCTTTAGCTCAGGCAGTTGGAAGGGCTAGCAGTAACATGGCTGAAGCCAAGGTTGCTCTTGCTGGCATCAAATTGTGTAGTCATTATAACATGTGTAATATTATTCTGGAATGCGACTCGTTGTTGGTCATAGACATGATTAAGGGCAAATCCACGGTACCTTGATAGATGATGGACACGATCAAGAATATCCAAAATCTTATTATTCGGATAAATTGTGAAGTACAACATTGTTATAGAGAAGCTAATTAGGTCGCGAATGCACTTGCCAAGCGGGGAATTGACAACGATGCATTGAGTATCACTTCATCTCAAGATTTACCAGTCTCAGCAAATACAATGTTGCATGCAGAATATGCGCCAGATGATTATTTGAGTGGACTGAATTACCAGAATAGCCAATTGTTGATTAATAGTGATGAAGGAAATCAAGTTACCATATGGGGGAACCAAAATAATATGATGGCCATGCTTACAGAGGATGCAACTACAAATTTGACTACCTTGGAACAAGAAGCATATGATCAACTTTTGACTGCTGAGATTGAGCAAGGCCACGGAGCTGATCATCAGACATATAACAGCGAATTCTGGGAAGCGATGAATGGAATATTGGAAGGCGTTAATATTGATGTTCCTTATGATTGGTTGCATGATCTCTGAAATCACTTCTACCTGCAGATGATTGGTCGCGCAACTTCTAGTAGATAGGAGACGTGAAAAAAGTTAGCATTTGAAGAGAAACTCGTGCATGTTGAAATCATTCTCTTTTGTGATGATAATATTTGCtgtttatttttttcaattcccAATAGCGAGTTCAGAAACGTACTCTTTGGTATGTACATTGTTGTTGCATTTCTTGTAGGAAAAGCAAAAAACTTagtaaaagaaatacaacttgtGATTGTGTCTTCTTTTTTTGTCACATATTCTTATCTATTGTAAAAGACTGCAGTCgtcaatctatatatatatatataatagaggGACTTGAGAAAATGAGTTGGCACCTCTCATAAATCAAGAAGTGTATTTATCTATTATCTCTTTTGTTTTTACATTTACTACTCACATTTTAAGACAAAATCAATTATTACTTAAAAAAGGCACCGTTTAACAATACTAATTACTTCTACCTCCGTTAAGACCAATGAAAGAGGAATAAAGCTGCCGATTCACAAACGACAAGCTAAAAATCAGGCTTTTCAATTTCAGGAGGGTATGCGAAGCCACATCTCTTTGCCACCATTATAGTTTCATATGTTCAAGGAACTCTCACAGCCATTCTGATGGATCTTCCGCAAATTCGTCACCACCGGTAAACCTTCAACTTTGGTATCTACAAGA
Encoded proteins:
- the LOC138908433 gene encoding uncharacterized protein encodes the protein MGKQKYHSSSWDNLCYPVEEGGLGFRRLVDVSNSLTMKRWWRFGTCKTLWSNFFQARYCSNSHPVYYNVKPNHSLAWNNLIKIIEKMEELLLWRINSGNSSLWWDNWSELGVIAQIIHLQETPCNQAVSDVIVNNKWNISNLHLPELLFEQILSIPIGNHNSVDLPVWMPNSCGSFTTSSAWNCIR